TCGAGACCGTCGTCGCGACAGAGTCCGGGAGGGAGATCGGGATGGTAATGGTCGGAGGGATCAGGACCGCCTCCAGCAAAGGGACAGGGATACAGGCAAGGCCCATGGAAGGAGCAGGAGGTATGTGGATGAGGAGGAGGGACAGCAGGAAAGGGCTGGAAGAAGGAAGATGGAGAATACCATGACAAATTCAAGTGGCGAGCCTGAGCTTTACCAGGTGTACCGGGGGAGGGTGACCCGTGTAATGGACACCGGTTGCTTTGTCAAGCTTGAGGATGTTCGTGGTGGCTGTGAGGGGCTTGTTCATGTATCGCAGATGGCAAGCAGACGGGTAGCCAATGCAAAGGAGGTGGTGAAGCGCGATCAGGAGGTGTTCGTGAAGGTAGTTTCGGTAAAGGGAGATAAGTTGAGTCTCTCACTGAGAGATGTGGATCAGGATACAGGAAAGGACCTTCTGCCAATGCAGCGTGGTGTGGAGGATGCACCAAGGACTAACCCATCTGTTGGtagtgctgctgctgctgggcCTGGAAGGAGGTTGGGTCTATCGGGGATTGTGATTACAGAGGAGGATGAGGTTGCACCCATCTCGCGGCGTCCCCTCAAGCGGATGAGCTCACCAGAGAGGTGGGAGGCGAAGCAGCTAATTGCTTCGGGTGTTCTTGATGTGAGGGATTACCCACAGTTTGATGAGGATGGCGATGGAATGTTGTATCAGGAGGAAGGCGCAGAGGAGGAGTTGGAGATTGAGCTTAATGAGGATGAACCAGAGTTCTTGCAGGGACAGAGCAGATTCTCAATTGACATGTCACCTGTTAAGATTTTCAAGAATCCAGAGGGTTCATTAAGTCGAGCAGCAGCTCTCCAGACTGCTCTCATCAAGGAGCGCCGTGAGGTTAGAGAACAAGAGCAGAGAGCAATGCTGGACTCGATACCCAAGGATCTGAATAGGCCATGGGAGGACCCAATGCCCGACACAGGCGAGCGACACCTTGCACAGGAGCTTAGAGGTGTTGGTCTATCAGCTTATGACATGCCAGAATGGAAGAAGGAAGCATATGGAAAAGCTTTAACGTTTGGGCAAAGGTCAAAGCTTTCAATACAAGATCAGAGGCAAACTCTTCCAATATACAAGTTGAAGAAAGAGTTGATTCAAGCTGTGCATGATAATCAAGTTTTAGTTGTTATCGGAGAAACTGGCTCTGGAAAGACAACGCAGGTGACACAATATTTGGCTGAAGCCGGTTATACCACAAGGGGTAAAATTGGTTGTACTCAACCTCGTAGGGTGGCTGCAATGTCTGTTGCAAAGAGAGTGGCAGAAGAATTTGGCTGTCGACTGGGAGAAGAAGTTGGTTATGCCATTCGCTTTGAGGATTGCACTGGCCCAGAAACTGTGATAAAATACATGACCGATGGAATGCTTCTGCGTGAAATTTTAGTTGATGAGAACCTTTCCCAGTATTCAGTAGTCATGCTTGATGAAGCGCATGAAAGGACCATCCACACAGATGTTCTCTTCGGTTTGCTGAAGCAGCTTGTTAAGCGTAGACCTGACATGAGGCTTATTGTTACTTCTGCTACCCTTGATGCTGAAAAGTTCTCTGGGTATTTCTTCAACTGCAACATCTTCACAATTCCGGGAAGAACATTCCCAGTGGAGATACTCTACACCAAACAACCAGAAAGTGACTACTTGGATGCTGCATTGATTACCGTGCTGCAGATCCACTTGACAGAGCCAGAGGGTGATATCCTCGTTTTCTTGACTGGTCAAGAGGAGATTGATCATGCCTGTCAATGTTTATATGAGAGGATGAAAGGGCTGGGAAAGGATGTTCCTGAGCTCATAATTTTGCCTGTGTATAGCGCTCTGCCTAGTGAAATGCAGTCAAAGATCTTTGAGCCAGCTCCACCTGGGAAGAGGAAGGTGGTCGTAGCCACCAATATTGCTGAAGCTTCTTTAACCATTGATGGCATATATTATGTCATCGACCCTGGCTTCGCCAAAATCAATGTTTATAATTCA
This genomic window from Aegilops tauschii subsp. strangulata cultivar AL8/78 chromosome 4, Aet v6.0, whole genome shotgun sequence contains:
- the LOC109771825 gene encoding probable pre-mRNA-splicing factor ATP-dependent RNA helicase DEAH5 isoform X2; protein product: MAPPAAEGPGDDGLRKLEYLSLVSKVCSELETHIGVGDKVLAEFITELGRDAPSVADFDAKLKANGADLPDYFVRTLLTIIHAILPPPSHNPSSAASQSNSKYRALSRPDDADRARELRLELERDANAAAATTPAPSRDRSRDDRSRDRDHDPKRDEPRGRDRDHDRSRDRDRGRGDRSHNRDRAHDDRGQDRNHDRGREHDNGWDRDRDRRRDRVREGDRDGNGRRDQDRLQQRDRDTGKAHGRSRRYVDEEEGQQERAGRRKMENTMTNSSGEPELYQVYRGRVTRVMDTGCFVKLEDVRGGCEGLVHVSQMASRRVANAKEVVKRDQEVFVKVVSVKGDKLSLSLRDVDQDTGKDLLPMQRGVEDAPRTNPSVGSAAAAGPGRRLGLSGIVITEEDEVAPISRRPLKRMSSPERWEAKQLIASGVLDVRDYPQFDEDGDGMLYQEEGAEEELEIELNEDEPEFLQGQSRFSIDMSPVKIFKNPEGSLSRAAALQTALIKERREVREQEQRAMLDSIPKDLNRPWEDPMPDTGERHLAQELRGVGLSAYDMPEWKKEAYGKALTFGQRSKLSIQDQRQTLPIYKLKKELIQAVHDNQVLVVIGETGSGKTTQVTQYLAEAGYTTRGKIGCTQPRRVAAMSVAKRVAEEFGCRLGEEVGYAIRFEDCTGPETVIKYMTDGMLLREILVDENLSQYSVVMLDEAHERTIHTDVLFGLLKQLVKRRPDMRLIVTSATLDAEKFSGYFFNCNIFTIPGRTFPVEILYTKQPESDYLDAALITVLQIHLTEPEGDILVFLTGQEEIDHACQCLYERMKGLGKDVPELIILPVYSALPSEMQSKIFEPAPPGKRKVVVATNIAEASLTIDGIYYVIDPGFAKINVYNSKQGLDSLVITPISQASAKQRAGRAGRTGPGKCYRLYTESAYRNEMSPTTIPEIQRINLGSTVLNMKAMGINDLLSFDFMDPPAPQALISAMEQLYSLGALDEEGLLTKLGRKMAEFPLDPPLSKMLLASVDLGCSDEILTIIAMIQTGNIFYRPREKQAQADQKRAKFFQPEGDHLTLLAVYEAWKAKNFSGPWCFENFVQSRSLRRAQDVRKQLLTIMDRFAKKHCSVVYKNISQWELVKMVVLFRRPIHGLFHCVFVIKCSDNLLSLHIQCWRYKLDVVAAGKNFTKIRKAITAGFFFHAARKDPQEGYRTLVENQPVYIHPSSALFQRQPDWVIYHELVMTTKEYMREVTVVDPKWLVELAPRFYKGADPTKMSKRKRQERIEPLYDRYHEPNSWRLSKRRA
- the LOC109771825 gene encoding probable pre-mRNA-splicing factor ATP-dependent RNA helicase DEAH5 isoform X1 translates to MAPPAAEGPGDDGLRKLEYLSLVSKVCSELETHIGVGDKVLAEFITELGRDAPSVADFDAKLKANGADLPDYFVRTLLTIIHAILPPPSHNPSSAASQSNSKYRALSRPDDADRARELRLELERDANAAAATTPAPSRDRSRDDRSRDRDHDPKRDEPRGRDRDHDRSRDRDRGRGDRSHNRDRAHDDRGQDRNHDRGREHDNGWDRDRDRRRDRVREGDRDGNGRRDQDRLQQRDRDTGKAHGRSRRYVDEEEGQQERAGRRKMENTMTNSSGEPELYQVYRGRVTRVMDTGCFVKLEDVRGGCEGLVHVSQMASRRVANAKEVVKRDQEVFVKVVSVKGDKLSLSLRDVDQDTGKDLLPMQRGVEDAPRTNPSVGSAAAAGPGRRLGLSGIVITEEDEVAPISRRPLKRMSSPERWEAKQLIASGVLDVRDYPQFDEDGDGMLYQEEGAEEELEIELNEDEPEFLQGQSRFSIDMSPVKIFKNPEGSLSRAAALQTALIKERREVREQEQRAMLDSIPKDLNRPWEDPMPDTGERHLAQELRGVGLSAYDMPEWKKEAYGKALTFGQRSKLSIQDQRQTLPIYKLKKELIQAVHDNQVLVVIGETGSGKTTQVTQYLAEAGYTTRGKIGCTQPRRVAAMSVAKRVAEEFGCRLGEEVGYAIRFEDCTGPETVIKYMTDGMLLREILVDENLSQYSVVMLDEAHERTIHTDVLFGLLKQLVKRRPDMRLIVTSATLDAEKFSGYFFNCNIFTIPGRTFPVEILYTKQPESDYLDAALITVLQIHLTEPEGDILVFLTGQEEIDHACQCLYERMKGLGKDVPELIILPVYSALPSEMQSKIFEPAPPGKRKVVVATNIAEASLTIDGIYYVIDPGFAKINVYNSKQGLDSLVITPISQASAKQRAGRAGRTGPGKCYRLYTESAYRNEMSPTTIPEIQRINLGSTVLNMKAMGINDLLSFDFMDPPAPQALISAMEQLYSLGALDEEGLLTKLGRKMAEFPLDPPLSKMLLASVDLGCSDEILTIIAMIQTGNIFYRPREKQAQADQKRAKFFQPEGDHLTLLAVYEAWKAKNFSGPWCFENFVQSRSLRRAQDVRKQLLTIMDRYKLDVVAAGKNFTKIRKAITAGFFFHAARKDPQEGYRTLVENQPVYIHPSSALFQRQPDWVIYHELVMTTKEYMREVTVVDPKWLVELAPRFYKGADPTKMSKRKRQERIEPLYDRYHEPNSWRLSKRRA